CACATTGGCCTAATGGGAAACTAACTATTGGATGTCTTGCATGAGCACCCACTTGGATTCTCCATACAGAGTTAAAACTAGTTGAGTCGAGACTTTCTCATAAGATAATTTTCCCTCCAATCAAGTGTCTTTTTCGGAATTGGGTCTTTGATCTTATAGATTCTCAaatcgtattttttttttttttttgtgtgtggcaataatattaattttaatagtttGATGTTTGTATGTGGATTGAGAGTGTTTTGATGTGTGAATAGTGATTATGTGGTACGTGAAATTATTTAGTGCACTACactctcctctcacataaagGTGGATTCTACATGTGAGTTTTGCATTGAAGACCCATATTTATGTAAGAGGAGGGTATAATTCGACTGTCATTAAATAAAAGGGTGTTTAAGTAAGGGTATACATCAAActgttgtctttttttttttttaaatagttttatttAAGTTTCATTTAGGAAAAGAAGGGTGTCGAGTGTTGAGTATGTTTTGAGGTGGGAATGCAAGGAATTTTTCAGGAGTTTTACTGAAGTAGAGCCAAATTTCCTCAATTATGATTGTGGAAAAGTTGAAGCAGTTGTCACATTTAGCAAGTACTCCCTACTGTGGTTGCAGAAAGTTAAAACCAGCTGTCACAATATTTCTTCAGTCAAAGATTTGCTCTATGcctattgtgtgtgtgtgcgtgtgtgtgtgtgtgtggggtgggtgcggggtgggggggggggggtggtggtgaTGTGGGGTGTGGAGGGTTAAAACTTAAGACTTAGATTGTTCgaatttctcatttttgttttcaaggaaaaaaaaaagggggttgcAATGATTTCGTTTAGCATGGTAAAAGCATTTTCATGAGTCCTTGTGAAATTAGAGAAGTTGGTGTGGTTCACATAATAATGTTGCAGCTTAAAAATCATCGATTGTAGTGCTCAATTTTATCCAAAGATATCATTTCATCAAACAGAAATTTGAAATGACACTTTTTTGGTTCTAGGATAATAATTACTGCCACTCCAGTACAAGGAAATTACGCTTGTTTGTCTGGAAAAACCTCTTCAGAAGCAGATACAAGAAACACTGGCTGCCTGACTACAAAACAGAAAACGAGAATTGTGAAGTACAATGGCACAAGCTTCGGTTCACTTTTTTTCTTGAGGTCTCACATGGCACAATTTAATTGGCCAACTCATGTCAACTCCGCGAACTTTATAAATCTAGAAGAATATGTTTTGTTTGGGTTAGGTTCATTTTAAAgtctacaaaacccaaatctcaaCTAAAGTTGAGTCtttttgtccaaaacttcttatttactttacaaaatgggctcaaaattcacattttctACTATATGGATTAGGCTCATGgacggtatttttttttttctacatcaTAGAATTTACTCATGACTCCTATTTCTTTTGTTTCCTGAATTTGGCTCAGGCCTCATATTATCTCCTCAATAAAAATCAAGGCTCATGGCCcacatattttctttaattactTCATGATGGGTTTCTCTAATTACAGCCCATATTTAGACAAAAGTGGGTCTTAAAGGAAAAAGCCTAATTACAAGATAATCAGTGTTTTTGGATCATTAAAATTGTAATGCTCACAAATATTTCTTGACAACTCAAGCCTTAAATTAATACAATATTATGTAGGCTACAAAATTACAAAGTCTAAAGCACTCGGTTGAAAATTGAATGAATGAATATATTTTCaccttaaaagaaaatttatattttttttgaggtaCAACTATACTTTTTTCATGTCAAGAGCTTGTAAATCAACTAGTATTTTCTATTGTTTTCCACAAAGACGACCAAAGTTTAAAATCTCTCCTCtcctaattatcaaattatttattctaaaaactatttttttttaattagataaaaataataaacaaaataagcttATGAGAGAATAAGCTCATTCAAATGCACACTTTAGTTCCTAACTGGTATTTGCCACTTTTAAAAAGGTAAACATCAACATCCTTATCTAAAGCTGAAGCCAATACAATGCTACAGGCAATAAGTCTAGCGGTTTCCTTCTAGCTTTAGAAGGTTGTGTGTGAGGGCCACTCGAAATTATGTTTTGATGCCCTCTAAAAGCAATGTGGTGAGGTTCCTTGTAGGATTGCAGATTGTGCTGCTAATATTAAGTGGGGGGCTTAGCTTCTCCCCCCTTTGCTCCTTCAGGCTGTTTAGGATAGAAGCCAATTGAAGTCACTCATGAACTTGTTGTGTGGTCCTTGAGGAAATAGTTCCTTGACCTTTTGGATGTTAGCTGTGAGCCTGTGGCCCTCAAGCCTTTATCTATGTTTTCTTGCAAGAGCTTAATCTGTTTGTTTTTActtactttattttcttttttggaatgagAAAAAAACAGTTCTTTTTTGGAATGAGAAAAATCAGTGGGCTTGGGTAGAAAACTACGTCCacctcattttcttttatttttcttttcaccacaattaaataataaaaaaatcacattttttttctctgcctTTTCTTTATCCCTTCTTCGGTTCTTCCatactcttatttttttttaaccctaaCCAAATATAGCATAAATTCCAACTTCTTGTGGATGGGGGGTCGATGCAGTGATTTGAACCAATATAATTTCCTTAGCAAATTATCCGCATAAATGAAGAAGGCCATCCAATTTATGCTTGCTCTAAAATCAAAGTTATGAGGAATTCAAATTGTGGAGGGGTTAAAGCAGTGCTACTTACTTTGAGAGTGGCAAAAGAATTAGGCTCCGGTTAGTGATTTTTGAAGGCCAGTAACTCACATAGTGTGATCTAGTCGAAGAAAGATTGAAAAACCACCACAATGGATGTGAAATGAGccattttttgataaatttgatgGTATAATGGAGATGAGAATTTGAATCCCGAAAATCTCCATTAAAAAACCAAGAATATCAACTAATTGAACTATAAGATTCTTAATAATATTATCCGGAAATGAAGGGaacaaaataaatctaaaaggAGGGGATcttaataatattatctaaaaatattttaccttcattcttaaaaactagaaaagaaaatcaataataataaaaaatgaattttttttcctccctcaCCATATCTTAGTTTCCGTATATGTTATTTAATTACACTGAACCAGTTAAGACGACGTAGCTGAAGTCCTATCCAATCACTCATTAATTCaatcaccaaataaaaaaaagtaaaagacatttaaaaaaaaaataaaaaagtaaaaaaaaaaatcccataattcaatgtatttttaatatttattttggcaAGATAATAAAAGTCTATAATGAAGGCACAACATGCGCAGTATGTTTCTGCCAGCTTGAATACGCAATAATTTCTACCCCCACACCTCCACCTCCAAATCAAAacacctttctttctttctctctctctctaaaaagacTAGACAGTCTCTCCCCATAGTACAGCCTTAATTATTGTCTGAAAAAACAGTTTACTCTCATCAATTCATTCATTTCTGCTTCCATTCCATTCCAAACAAGCAAACACTGAAAAAACAAccgaaaaaacaaagaaaacactTCAAAACATGTCATCAGACGAGGAGTCAGGCGAAGAGTACCTATTCAAGATAGTGATAATAGGAGACTCAGCAGTCGGCAAATCCAACTTGCTCTCTCGCTACGCTCGAAACGAGTTCAACATGCATTCCAAGGCCACCATTGGCGTCGAGTTCCAAACCCAAGTCATGGAAATCGACAACAAAGAAGTCAAGGCTCAGATTTGGGACACTGCTGGCCAAGAACGCTTCCGTGCTGTCACTTCTGCTTACTATCGTGGTGCTGTTGGTGCTCTCATTGTCTATGATATCAGTCGCCGCTCCACTTTTGATAGCATTGCTCGCTGGCTTGATGAGCTCAAAAGTAAGCTACTACTACTAGTTTCATTGctttttttaactatatatgGTTGATTTGGtatctgggttttgttttttttgatcTGGGTTGTTGGAGTTTTTAGTGCTTTTTTGACTTTAGATCTGCTTTCTAATCATGGGTTTTGGAGAAACTTCATTTTTAAGCAAGTCACAGAAACAGAAAGGGAATTAATTTAAAGTCTTGTTGAGTAAGTtataatctttattattgttttattatagATTGGAAGGTAATCTAAGCAATGAACTGGCTAAAGTAGGGTCATGGGAGGCTAGATCTGGATAAAGTCTTCAcctttttgcattttttccaTAAAGGGTCCTATGTGATTCACTGAATTGTGAGATCTACTTGGTTAAATCTGACTCGCCGCCCGTGATTGGTCACTCCAAAATTATTTACTTTGATAATGTTGTAAGTTAAGACTCTTGATAAGAGTCTATGGATGTGTGCAATTGTGTCATCTAAATCGACTACTTGATGTGCCAGCACTTAAATTAACTGAAGGAAAGGGATTTTATTAAAGCATCTTTTCAAAACATGGTGATAGCTCTGTAAGAATATCCAATCATTCGGGTAGTGTGACAAGAAGACAATGAATTTTTAGTCAATATCAGACTCTATACTTGGAATTCAGGTATTGTGATAACTGATAAGCTTGGATTAGATGCCGAAGGGAACACTGTCAAGTCTTTTTTGGATTGAAGTCCAACTTTGGTTTTTATGGCTCCAAAAATGCTCTGGATGTAAGGCACAATTAATGAGAAAAACATTTATTCCCTTCCATTTTTGGGTCATTATGATTTGGTAGGATTGTGAATCAGTGATATGGTTTTGGATCTAGACTTTTTAGTGCAAGTTTCCCTTTTAGGCTAAGAAGCACTCCTTAAAGTTAACACCATTTAAGATTTAGATATGAATCAAGGTATGTGTTGCTTTTGTTTAAGAATTACCCTAGTTTCTACAGCCTTCACTTTGGTAGGCTTTTTTGAGGAGCAGAATTGAATGATCTGTTTTTCTTGCAACTTGGTTAATTCTTGCAAAAATTTGTTATCGCCGGGGAGCAAAATTGAAAGATCAGTCTTGATTCTTGAAATTAGGAAGTGCTATGACTGATTCTTATAACTTATGGATTTGAGACAGCTTATGAGCTCAGTTTCCCCTTTTAGGCTAAGAGGCACTCCTTAAAATTGATATAATTTAATACTTAAATACAAATCAAGgtatatatttcttttcaatatgGGTTTTCCTAGTGGGCATTTTTGGGAGCGGAAATGGAATTATCAGTCTTGAAATTAGAAGGAACGTGCTTTGGCTGATTCTTGCAACTTACGTGGAAAAGCCGAAACCAAGAAAggaacaaaacaagtttttatgTGATTCAGCTCCCAAGGCCTACATCCAcggttttggtatttttttgtgttttggcttTGTTATAGAGGTTGGTTTATATACATGAGGTTTACAGACAAAATTCCAACACTACTGCAATTACATTGATGAATGTATTATGGTGTTCATATGACCTTTGCACAGACAAAGGAGTGAATCCTGATGGAGAAAATTTCAGAAATTGACTCACAGTGATGGTAGTCAAGGAACCTTCTTTAAGAACTTATGGATTTGAGACAATTTATGAGTGCAGTTCTTCCCCTTTTAGGCTAAGAAATAGTTCTTGAAATTAATATCACTTAAGATTCAAATGCGAATCAGTCTTGAAATTAGAAGGAAGGTGCTATGGTTGCTTCTTGCAGCTTATGGATTTGAGACAGCTTATAAAGCCATAAATAAAGCAAATTTGACAATATGACTGGTTCGCATAGTGAGTTTGATGATATGTACCTACTTTTCGTATCCCATGTCCCATGGTGAATACAAATGAATGTGTAAACTCACTAGTAGAGTTGACTTAACAGATTCAATTTCATGTccctaaatatattaattatgcACAGTACTACAGAAACAGATTTTTCCCTCCATATGGGCTCTTCAAATTTGTGAAGTTTGTTGTGCACAACATAAGTATGGGTGTCTGTGCACCTATTTTGGTGTACATACTCAGCAACAGTGGTTAACTTGAGGGCAATGTAAATCTCTGGGATGCTCTCTAATCTTCTCACTTTAACAAGGATTTCTCAATGTGAGTCAAATTCCCATGTCCTGAcacatatttgatttttattagaCACTTTTATTTGACAGTCAtgtttagaaaatatttcataatttctaACTTAGCTGATCCCCTTTGTCCCAAATTTCATGGATTACACTAGTCTGAGATATCCACTTTGACACCTATAGGAGTCCATGTGGTATAGCATGTCCCCATTTTaataaaaagggtaaaaaaaaccTCCAAATTTGCACAAGTTTtctgaaatttatatatttacatcTTGATATATTGTTTGACATTATTTAGAAAGTAGTATGAATTGAACTTCAAATGAATTGAGGTTGTGTATGATAAGGGGTCCTTAGAGGGGCTATGTTGTATGTTCTAGAAAAGAAAGGAGTTCCTCCAAAGTAGATTAAGGATATTTATGACGGTGTTGTAATTAGTGTGTGAACAAGTGTAGGCATCACAAGTAAGTTTCCTATCACTATAAGTTTGCACCCAGGATCAACATTAAGTTCATATCTCTTTGCACTAGTGATGGATAAGCTTATTAAAATGATTCAAGAGGAAGTCCCTTAGTGTATGCTTTTTGTAGATGATATAGTTTTAAGATTCAAGACAAAGTCCCTTGATGTATTCTTTTTATAGATGCTATAGTTTTTGTGGACGAAAGTAGATGTGGAGTTAATGTTAGGTTCGAAATTTGGTCGAGATGCTTTAGAATTTAAATGCTTTCAATTAAGTTGGACTAAAATAGAGTATATGCAATGAAAGTttagtaaaagtaaaaatagaGATAAAGGGGTTGTAAGAGTTGATGGTCAATAGATACCAAAGAGCAAGAGCTTTcaatatattcaattaataattcATAAAGATAGAGATATTGAAGAGGTTATGAATCATATGGTGGATGAAGTGGAGAAGTGCATCAAGACTATTGTGTGATTGTAAAATACTTATtaagttaaaggaaaaaaattataactcttATAAAACTAGCTATGCTCTATTCTACTAAATGTTAGGCTATTAGGAAGCAACATATTCATAGAATAAGTGTAACTGAAATAAGAATGTTAAGATGAATAGTTGGAAATACACGGAAATAGAGGATTTGAAGGAAATTTGCTTAAAATTTATGGGTGACCCCCATTGAGGAAAAAGATAAGGGAGAATTTCTTGAGATGGTTTTGTTATGTTCAAAGGAGAGTGATTAATGCAACAATGAGAAAGAGTAAGTTGATTCACTTTGAGAGAACGGAAAAAGGTAGTGGAAgctaaaaaaaacattagtagaagtaataaaaaaggaTATGTCAATTGAGAAAGTAACGGGGACTACCACTTCAGATGTAATAGAGTAGTGGAAAAGAGTACATGTGGTTAACCCTGATTAATTTGTTGAGGATCCGTGGCTTACTCCAAAACAAATTGGGACAAaagcttggttgttgttgttgtcgtatTTTTTTAGATATCCTTTATTTTCTGTATTCCTTTCCCCTTGAGTCtctgttgtttaattttttcttgTATTAATGAAGTTTACATGCATATTTTCACTAGTCTTTCTTCAAAGACTGGGCTCATAGGTGTTGTGCTGTAGTTCCCAGCAttgattatgattatttttggtGAACTTACCAAGGTTTTTTGAGTTGTAATTTGTTGTATGATTATAGATGAAATTGTATAAGCTACGGTGTTTGAGGATTCTCACGAAATCCCAGGAAAGGCTGTTagttattttgttaaaaaaacctatgtttttctttttcaagtgtTCCTTCACCTATAAgcttagggttttagggttttattgtCTTGACTGAAAGTTATGCTGCTTTTTTTGCTGATTATTACTGTCCTATATATAAATCAGTTGATTATTCATAAAGCTTGCTGTTCATTTCATTGGTTTTACATTCACATTCTTTTGCAGTTGATATACTAATAAGTTGGTGTACTTTTTGCTTATTTGATCCAATTCAATTGTTAATCTAAAAATGTGTAGGTAAGTATACAAAGTGCCTTTTTACTTGGGAGGGATTTTCTTTGTCATTTTTGGGTAGTTGTTCAAGCTGATTGCGTCACTTGATTGCAGTGCTTGCCTTTGGTTTCACTGGAACATCAAGTCCTGCAAATCAGTTTTGGAATCATGTTCAGCTACTGCAATGTTAGTAGTATTTGAAACAATGTTGAGATAACTATCCAGAGTCTAAAGcaatatatatgcatatacatCAAATATTGTtcagaaaaacaaataaacaaatgtaTGATCTGGTGCCGACCAGTCATTGGTCATGTGGGTTGCACCTGCAAATGGCAATAAGAATCTCTCCCAATTCCTATACTTTGGTATCATGTAAGATattttcttcccaaaaaaatcCTTATCCTTCCAACATATAATATCCATTCATGAACagatttatttataagaaaggCAGGTAAtgtgggaatttttttgccaaagCCAGTCAGAAATAGTGAGAAGTAGATAAAGCTGACATTTATCTTGCTGTCAAGATGGAGTGAAGCACATGGTGGTCTGTAGGAAAACTGCCTCCAATTTATAGGGTCATATGGGGATTTTTCTATTAGACAATTGTTACATTAAATTATACTAATAGCCAGGCAATGAATTTTACCATCCTATTACATATTTGCTTGGCGAGGGTACAACATACTTTTTCATATTTGATCAtaagtctctctctcactcacattCCTGTAGTTTTTACCAAATATTCCACTCAAATTTCTTTTAAACTATCAACTTCTTGGTCATGGAATTACTTGAAATAAGAATATATCATTGTTTTCTATCTGTTTCTCTGAATAAAACTCTGAAGAATCATAATTATTCTAATCACTTGAATGTCCTGCTTGCACATATGTTTGCTTATACTTCATGATAGTTGTTTCTTCCATGTTCTGGTTTGTGCTAGATTCTTTTTTATGCTatattcgttttttttttatgatttctCATGTTTGGAGAACTCAAGATTTAAGTTTGCAACAATCATCCAGCTCATTCTGATACAACTGTGGCAATGATGCTGGTGGGGAACAAATGTGATTTGGAGAATATCAGGGCTGTGAGTGTTGAGGAAGGCACAACCCTTGCAGAAGCAGAAGGATTGTTCTTCATGGAGACATCTGCCTTAGATTCGACAAATGTTAAGAAGGCTTTTGAGATTGTTATTCGAGAAATATACAACAATGTCAGCAGGAAGGTCTTGAACTCCGATACTTACAAAGCGGAATTATCTGTCAACAGGGTAAGCCTTGTTAATAACGGGAGTGATGGAAAGCAAAACCCAAACATGTTTTCTTGCTGTTCCCGGTAAAGTGTACAAGTTGAGGGCTTCTGGTTGGTCTGTTAATTCGatttggttggttggttggttgtttgtttgtttcattttgtgATTACCAAAATAGAGATGAAATTGTTATATCTTTGATTAAAGTAAATCAAGATgtcaattttttgtattttcaataCAGGAAGTATGTAACTGCACAAAATAAAGTGGACAGTATATTCTTTTATCCTCTAAAATAGTGTCTAAGATAATGTAATGCTTCATGGGAATGTTAATTGAGCTACTGGGTTTGTTAACATTTTCTCTATTTGCAGCAGTTGGATGCTGATTTTATTCAAACAAAGCAACTAAGCAAGTTATGATAAGTGTGGCTTCCTCTAATGGGTGTTGCGAATGTTTTTGTTCTACTTGTTACCCATTGACTGAGTTTGCGAGTGATTACCTGGAGTAGTTCATCATTTCTGTTACTATTTGAGGGTAGAGGTTATCACCTTGTTCTTTTTTGGCCGGAGGGCGATTGGAACAGATTCGTCATTGATATGGAGCTCTCATTTAACATCTAAAGATATCTTTTGGGAAGGGATGCTAGATGGCGTGGTTTCTCTCCCTGTTGTTTGGGTACTATCATCACTCTAGATGTGAATTCCTCAAATGGTACATTGGTAAAGCTTTACTACTTATAGATTGGTCTGGAGGATGAATATAatttaagagcattcacaatggTAGTGCCAAACTGCTATTTTTAACAATCcaccaaacaaaaatagagcAACATTGATGGTGctaatgctaaattttttagcaatggAGCTACATT
The Quercus lobata isolate SW786 chromosome 10, ValleyOak3.0 Primary Assembly, whole genome shotgun sequence DNA segment above includes these coding regions:
- the LOC115963267 gene encoding ras-related protein RABA5c, with protein sequence MSSDEESGEEYLFKIVIIGDSAVGKSNLLSRYARNEFNMHSKATIGVEFQTQVMEIDNKEVKAQIWDTAGQERFRAVTSAYYRGAVGALIVYDISRRSTFDSIARWLDELKTHSDTTVAMMLVGNKCDLENIRAVSVEEGTTLAEAEGLFFMETSALDSTNVKKAFEIVIREIYNNVSRKVLNSDTYKAELSVNRVSLVNNGSDGKQNPNMFSCCSR